The Salvelinus fontinalis isolate EN_2023a chromosome 39, ASM2944872v1, whole genome shotgun sequence genome has a window encoding:
- the LOC129838455 gene encoding zinc finger protein 420-like isoform X7 — MRTEQCLGSVGLTFDRLLTGHLSFQLVLELCRTEQTLDLTKIQKHLDRIRSLTSTEEAESGDAEVELSESKFVELVESLLKDPSERENFYQDVFPVEFGPKYDTAIQMLMLEFLSRLEKLLPIPDLEQTASLLNPVPSALEKCVQFVPDPKQLRTLLQYHRNRGHLDSIRTPSSFGDFILSSLSLPPYVRVVTAPDVDSDTQSEGMNLEGMEARELLENRTKEIDVLVPADEVKRYIITEQDYVMNMESAVGEIDNQAVTGLNLLRPSHFQQLKRSKRLQIKKMFSKRRKPRKTDSSGRAIKQPSSKVRVSPKGRKPRKTDSSGRAIKQPSSSKGRPSPKKSCKRGPFSKTCEVCGKTFTRVTAMKRHQLTHTGDLKFKCLMCEKSFRDGHNLKRHQRRVCEKELNMLDEDKNEEEIPQPSTSKPQITSLLKTPSPPEPSHQGTLDTITSSNTCSVCGRYFARTSSLVRHMSSHSKERPFGCVNCDKRFKYSYDLKKHQRELCQKVTQGDLCQDVGQNMAQQKSGLQPEKDFLATAENRTQVDSKTCYVCGKILTCTSQMERHLKSHSKARPFNCAVCERSFKYKDTLKKHQEILGHEGILEDLGQNVDQQEVEVNTESCISPLTTKEIDTEPLITAATSVPTLKEPKPCTVCGKIFNRASVMAIHMRSHSDERPYQCGNCEQRFKYMHNLNQHQRYICKVNREESSQMVDQHQEEASSELLAVKADTPETSTSQLQLVHWCKKCGKCFDDICNLKQHQESSCKEEKVKVVFQCEKRKVVFKCDDCGKDFKGSSSLRTHKRIHNPFYCSDCGRVLPNSIAFDRHKLMQHKEIQCTMCEKTFTLLGRLRDHYLHQHKFTGPYACSQCEKTFTQLRYLVEHERVHSGEYPYQCSVCQAKFNKANSLTIHSRKHTGEKPFLCWQCGKSYKDRGNLSMHMGTHSEERPFSCSQCDMTYRTKIQLNTHIEQVHEGVRYTCAVCGKQFLKAVSLIRHELTHTGERPWPCSYCTKTFITANERRLHERYHTGERPYKCQDCGKSFVQLCFLKAHQRLHTGEKPFACSVCDKRFRLNYHRQRHEQTHTGKQKPHVCAECGLAFAQRKRLTEHQCTHSLN, encoded by the exons TCAGGTGATGCAGAGGTGGAATTATCTGAATCAAAGTTTGTGGAGCTGGTTGAATCTCTGCTGAAAGACCCAAGTGAAAGGGAGAACTTCTACCAG GACGTGTTCCCTGTGGAATTTGGGCCCAAGTATGACACTGCAATACAGATGCTGATGTTAGAATTCCTTTCCAGACTTGAGAAGTTACTTCCCATACCAGACCTTGAACAG ACTGCCTCCTTGTTAAATCCTGTCCCCTCTGCCCTGGAGAAATGTGTACAGTTTGTACCTGACCCCAAACAATTGAGGACCCTGCTCCAGTACCACAGAAATCGTGGACATTTGGACTCCATCC GAACTCCATCGTCCTTTGGTgacttcatcctctcctctctgtctcttcctccataTGTGCGAGTGGTGACTGCCCCAGATGTAGACTCAGATACACAATCAGAAGGGATGAATTTAGAGGGAATGGAAGCAAGAGAGCTGTTGGAGAATCGGACAAAGGAAATCGATGTACTAGTCCCAGCAGATGAAGTTAAAAGATACATAATTACTGAGCAGGATTACGTTATGAACATGGAGTCTGCCGTTGGGGAAATTGACAATCAAGCTGTCACTGGCTTGAATTTACTCAgaccatcacattttcaacaatTAAAACGAAGCAAAAGGCTGCAAATTAAGAAAATGTTTTCAAAACGACGGAAACCTCGAAAGACCGATTCCTCCGGGCGCGCAATCAAACAGCCATCATCCAAGGTGCGCGTCTCCCCCAAAGGACGAAAACCACGAAAAACTGATTCTTCCGGGCGTGCAATCAAACAGCCATCATCCTCCAAGGGTCGGCCCTCCCCAAAGAAGTCATGCAAAAGAGGCCCATTCAGTAAGACATGTGAAGTGTGTGGGAAGACTTTCACTCGAGTCACAGCCATGAAAAGGCATCAGCTAACCCACACTGGAGATCTCAAGTTTAAGTGCCTCATGTGTGAAAAAAGCTTCAGGGATGGTCATAATCTGAAGAGACACCAGAGGCGAGTTTGTGAAAAGGAGCTAAACATGTTGGATGAAGATAAAAATGAGGAAGAGATCCCACAACCCTCAACTAGCAAACCTCAGATCACATCACTCCTCAAGACACCCTCTCCACCAGAGCCATCTCATCAAGGAACTCTGGACACTATCACATCCTCTAACACATGCTCTGTGTGTGGGAGGTATTTTGCTCGTACTTCAAGCTTGGTAAGGCACATGAGCTCCCACTCAAAAGAGCGTCCATTTGGGTGTGTCAATTGTGATAAGAGATTCAAGTATTCGTACGATTTGAAAAAACACCAGAGAGAATTGTGTCAGAAAGTGACCCAGGGAGATTTGTGTCAGGATGTTGGTCAGAACATGGCACAACAAAAGAGTGGCCTGCAACCAGAGAAGGATTTTCTTGCCACTGCAGAGAATCGAACCCAGGTAGATTCCAAAACCTGTTATGTCTGTGGTAAGATTTTGACTTGTACCTCACAGATGGAAAGGCACTTGAAATCTCACTCAAAGGCACGTCCCTTTAATTGTGCTGTTTGTGAGAGAAGTTTTAAGTACAAAGATACCTTGAAGAAACATCAGGAAATCCTTGGCCACGAGGGCATCCTAGAAGACTTGGGTCAGAATGTGGACCAGCAAGAAGTGGAAGTTAACACCGAGAGTTGCATCAGCCCTCTCACTACCAAGGAAATCGACACTGAGCCCCTTATCACGGCTGCTACCTCAGTGCCGACTCTCAAAGAACCCAAACCATGCACTGTGTGTGGGAAGATTTTTAACCGTGCTTCAGTTATGGCTATTCATATGAGATCCCATTCAGATGAGCGTCCTTATCAATGTGGCAACTGTGAACAGCGCTTCAAGTACATGCACAATCTGAATCAACACCAGAGATATATCTGTAAGGTGAACCGAGAAGAGTCCTCTCAGATGGTAGACCAGCACCAAGAGGAGGCGTCTAGTGAACTGCTGGCTGTTAAGGCTGATACCCCAGAGACATCTACCAGTCAACTACAACTGGTTCACTGGTGTAAAAAATGTGGAAAGTGTTTCGATGACATCTGTAATTTGAAGCAACACCAGGAAAGTTCATGCAAAGAGGAAAAAGTAAAGGTGGTCTTCCAATGTGAAAAAAGAAAGGTAGTCTTCAAATGTGATGATTGTGGGAAGGACTTCAAAGGTTCATCCTCCCTAAGGACACACAAGCGAATTCACAACCCATTCTATTGCTCTGATTGTGGAAGGGTCCTCCCAAACTCCATTGCCTTTGACAGACACAAGCTGATGCAGCACAAGGAAATCCAGTGTACCATGTGTGAGAAGACCTTTACCCTGTTGGGGCGTCTGAGAGATCACTATCTGCATCAACATAAATTCACAGGACCATACGCCTGCTCTCAATGTGAGAAAACCTTTACCCAGTTAAGATACCTTGTTGAACATGAGAGAGTTCATTCAGGAGAGTACCCTTACCAGTGCTCTGTTTGTCAAGCAAAGTTCAATAAAGCAAATTCTCTAACAATACACAGTAGGAagcacacaggagaaaagccgttCCTGTGCTGgcagtgtggaaagagttacAAGGATCGTGGAAACCTGTCAATGCATATGGGGACTCACTCAGAGGAGAGACCCTTTTCTTGTTCGCAGTGTGACATGACTTATCGGACAAAGATTCAGCTGAATACACACATTGAGCAAGTTCATGAGGGGGTGAGATATACTTGTGCAGTCTGTGGAAAGCAGTTTTTGAAAGCAGTGTCATTGATAAGACATGAACTCACTCACACAGGAGAAAGACCATGGCCATGCTCCTATTGCACAAAAACCTTCATCACTGCCAATGAAAGGAGATTGCATGAAAGATACCATACTGGTGAGAGACCATACAAATGCCAAGACTGTGGAAAGTCCTTCGTACAGTTATGTTTTCTGAAAGCACACCAACGacttcatacaggagagaagccattTGCATGTAGCGTTTGTGACAAACGTTTCAGATTGAATTACCATAGGCAAAGACACGAGCAAACCCATACAGGAAAACAGAAGCCACATGTGTGTGCGGAATGTGGGTTAGCTTTCGCTCAAAGAAAGCGCTTGACTGAACACCAATGCACTCACTCCTTGAATTAA